Proteins encoded in a region of the Pseudomonas syringae KCTC 12500 genome:
- the fadA gene encoding acetyl-CoA C-acyltransferase FadA, with translation MSLNPRDVVIVDFGRTPMGRSKGGMHRNTRAEDMSAHLISKLLERNNKVDPAEVEDVIWGCVNQTLEQGWNIARMASLLTQIPHTSAAQTVSRLCGSSMSALHTAAQAIMTNNGDVFVIGGVEHMGHVSMMHGVDPNPHMSLHAAKASGMMGLTAEMLGKMHGITREQQDAFGLRSHQLAHKATLEGKFKDEIIPMQGYDENGFLKVFDYDETIRPDTTLESLAALKPAFNPKGGTVTAGTSSQITDGASCMIVMSAQRAQDLGIQPMAVIRSMAVAGVDPAIMGYGPVPATQKALKRAGLSIADIDFFELNEAFAAQALPVLKDLKVLDKMNEKVNLHGGAIALGHPFGCSGARISGTLLNVMKQNGGTFGVSTMCIGLGQGIATVFERV, from the coding sequence ATGAGCCTTAATCCAAGAGACGTCGTGATTGTTGACTTCGGTCGCACCCCGATGGGCCGCTCCAAGGGCGGCATGCACCGCAACACCCGCGCCGAAGATATGTCCGCGCACCTGATCAGCAAGTTGCTCGAGCGCAACAACAAGGTCGACCCGGCTGAAGTCGAGGACGTGATCTGGGGCTGCGTCAACCAGACCCTGGAGCAGGGCTGGAACATCGCGCGCATGGCGTCATTGCTGACCCAGATCCCGCACACCTCGGCCGCCCAGACGGTAAGCCGTCTTTGTGGTTCGTCCATGAGCGCGCTGCACACGGCTGCTCAGGCAATCATGACCAACAACGGTGATGTGTTCGTCATCGGCGGTGTCGAGCACATGGGCCATGTCAGCATGATGCACGGCGTTGACCCGAACCCGCACATGTCCCTGCACGCTGCCAAGGCCTCCGGCATGATGGGCCTGACCGCCGAAATGCTCGGAAAAATGCACGGCATCACCCGCGAGCAGCAGGACGCTTTCGGTCTGCGTTCCCACCAACTGGCGCACAAGGCGACGCTGGAAGGCAAGTTCAAGGACGAGATCATCCCGATGCAGGGTTACGACGAGAACGGCTTCCTCAAGGTCTTCGACTACGATGAAACCATCCGGCCGGACACGACCCTGGAAAGTCTGGCGGCACTCAAGCCTGCCTTCAATCCAAAAGGTGGCACCGTGACTGCCGGTACGTCCTCGCAGATCACTGACGGTGCATCGTGCATGATCGTCATGTCGGCCCAGCGTGCCCAGGACCTCGGTATCCAGCCGATGGCGGTGATACGCTCCATGGCAGTGGCCGGTGTCGACCCCGCAATCATGGGCTATGGTCCGGTTCCGGCCACCCAGAAAGCGCTCAAGCGCGCCGGCCTGAGTATTGCCGATATCGACTTCTTCGAGCTCAACGAAGCCTTCGCTGCACAGGCCTTGCCGGTGTTGAAAGATTTGAAAGTGCTCGACAAGATGAACGAGAAGGTTAACCTGCACGGCGGCGCCATCGCTCTGGGGCATCCTTTCGGGTGTTCCGGTGCACGCATCTCCGGCACTCTGCTCAACGTCATGAAGCAGAATGGCGGCACCTTTGGTGTATCGACCATGTGTATTGGTCTGGGTCAGGGCATCGCGACCGTTTTCGAACGCGTCTGA
- the sulA gene encoding SOS-induced cell division inhibitor SulA: MQFHQAPHSQLPLFEAFLAQPIAPLLTDAVETPWGDEPEPFSELSLRGAAGNCLNLLAPILRELSEELDARWLTLIAPPSSLTQTWLRDAGLNRERILLLQPRGTQSVLELTREALRLGRSHTVVSWINPLGAIARQQLISAAKIGEAQSLNIRLG, translated from the coding sequence ATGCAGTTCCATCAAGCACCGCATTCGCAATTGCCGCTGTTCGAGGCGTTTCTGGCTCAGCCCATCGCCCCGCTGCTCACAGATGCAGTCGAAACGCCGTGGGGCGATGAACCAGAGCCCTTCAGTGAACTGTCATTGCGCGGCGCTGCCGGGAACTGCCTCAACCTTCTGGCCCCTATTCTTCGGGAACTGAGTGAGGAGCTGGATGCGCGCTGGCTGACACTGATCGCACCGCCATCCAGCCTGACGCAGACATGGCTGCGCGATGCCGGGCTTAACAGGGAGCGGATTCTTCTTCTGCAGCCACGCGGCACGCAAAGCGTACTGGAGTTGACTCGCGAAGCACTTAGACTGGGGCGTAGTCATACGGTGGTGAGCTGGATCAACCCGCTAGGCGCCATAGCGCGTCAGCAACTGATCAGTGCAGCAAAAATCGGGGAAGCACAGAGCCTGAACATCCGGCTGGGCTAA
- a CDS encoding DUF1653 domain-containing protein has protein sequence MQLQPGLYRHYKGPHYRVFSVAKHSETEEEVVFYQALYGDFGMWIRPLSMFLESVEVDGEHVPRFALVEAEPSLFSRT, from the coding sequence ATGCAGCTGCAACCAGGGCTCTATCGCCATTACAAGGGCCCGCACTACCGGGTTTTCAGCGTTGCAAAACATTCCGAAACCGAAGAGGAAGTCGTGTTTTATCAGGCTTTGTACGGCGATTTCGGCATGTGGATACGTCCCTTGAGCATGTTTCTGGAGTCGGTCGAGGTTGACGGCGAGCACGTCCCGCGCTTTGCTCTGGTTGAGGCTGAACCCAGCCTGTTTTCCCGAACGTGA
- a CDS encoding ATP-binding cassette domain-containing protein — protein sequence MTLLKFSDVSLAFGAMPLLDKVSWQIARGERVCIIGRNGTGKSSMLKLVRGVQKPDEGAVWRAPGLKIGELPQELPVADGRTVFDVVAEGLDGVGALLAEYHHLAQNCVTEEDLNKLMHVQQDLEARDGWRLQQLVDSTLSRLQLPADKTLAELSGGWRRRVLLAQALVSEPDLLLLDEPTNHLDIGAIAWLEEALKDFQGAVLFITHDRAFLQNLATRILELDRGGLIDWDGDYASFLVHKEAALAAEETANALFDKRLAQEEVWIRQGIKARRTRNEGRVRALKELRVERSERRERTGKANIQLDTAEKSGKQVMILENVSFAHPGGPTLIKDFSMVLQREDRIGLLGANGTGKTTLLKLMLDNLQPTAGKVEVGTRLDVAYFDQLRHQLDLEKTVIDNVAEGRDFIDIDGQSRHVLSYLGDFLFSPQRARTPVKALSGGERARLLLAKLFSKPANLLVLDEPTNDLDVETLELLEEVLLTFKGTVLMVSHDRAFLDNVVTSTLVFEGEGKVREYVGGYQDWLRQGGSPRLLGVADTKSGKAELASAVVQAAPVAAQDMPVAKKKLSYKLQRELEALPAQIDEVEGKMAALNAEMAEPGFYQRSAEQTAAVLAQLENLQAELDKLLERWAELDE from the coding sequence ATGACCCTGCTCAAATTCAGCGATGTGTCCCTTGCTTTCGGCGCCATGCCGTTATTGGACAAGGTGTCCTGGCAGATCGCCCGTGGCGAGCGGGTGTGCATCATCGGCCGTAACGGCACAGGCAAATCCAGCATGTTGAAGCTGGTAAGAGGCGTTCAGAAGCCTGATGAAGGAGCCGTCTGGCGCGCGCCAGGGCTCAAGATCGGCGAATTGCCCCAGGAATTGCCGGTAGCCGACGGACGGACGGTGTTCGACGTGGTTGCCGAAGGTCTGGATGGCGTCGGTGCCTTGCTGGCCGAGTACCACCACCTGGCGCAGAACTGCGTCACCGAGGAAGACCTGAACAAGCTGATGCATGTTCAGCAGGACCTTGAAGCCCGTGATGGGTGGCGCCTGCAGCAGTTGGTCGATAGCACTCTCAGCCGCTTGCAGCTGCCTGCCGACAAGACCCTGGCCGAATTGTCCGGTGGCTGGCGTCGCCGTGTTCTGCTGGCCCAGGCGCTGGTGTCCGAGCCGGACCTGCTGTTGCTCGACGAGCCGACCAACCACCTGGATATCGGCGCCATCGCCTGGCTTGAAGAAGCCCTCAAGGATTTCCAGGGTGCAGTGCTGTTTATCACGCACGACCGGGCATTCCTGCAAAACCTTGCGACCCGCATCCTTGAGCTGGACCGCGGCGGCCTGATCGACTGGGACGGCGACTACGCCAGTTTCCTGGTCCATAAGGAAGCCGCGCTGGCTGCCGAAGAGACCGCTAACGCACTGTTCGACAAGCGTCTGGCCCAGGAAGAGGTCTGGATCCGTCAGGGCATCAAGGCGCGTCGTACCCGTAACGAAGGTCGCGTGCGGGCGCTCAAGGAGCTGCGTGTAGAGCGCAGCGAGCGCCGTGAGCGTACCGGCAAGGCCAACATTCAGCTGGACACTGCCGAGAAATCCGGCAAGCAGGTCATGATCCTTGAGAACGTCAGCTTCGCTCATCCGGGCGGGCCGACCCTGATCAAGGACTTTTCCATGGTCCTGCAGCGCGAAGACCGTATCGGTCTGCTCGGTGCCAACGGTACCGGCAAGACCACGCTGCTCAAGCTGATGCTCGACAACCTGCAGCCGACTGCCGGCAAGGTTGAAGTCGGTACGCGTCTGGACGTGGCCTATTTCGACCAGTTGCGTCACCAGCTCGATCTGGAAAAGACCGTAATCGACAACGTTGCCGAGGGACGTGATTTCATCGACATCGACGGCCAGAGCCGTCATGTGCTGAGCTACCTCGGCGACTTCCTGTTCAGCCCGCAGCGTGCCCGCACGCCGGTCAAGGCGCTGTCCGGTGGTGAACGAGCCCGTCTGTTGCTGGCCAAGCTGTTCAGCAAGCCAGCCAACCTGCTGGTGCTCGACGAACCGACCAACGACCTGGACGTCGAAACGCTGGAGCTGCTCGAAGAGGTTCTGCTGACCTTCAAAGGCACCGTGCTGATGGTCAGTCACGACCGGGCATTCCTCGACAACGTCGTCACCAGTACTCTGGTGTTCGAAGGCGAGGGCAAGGTTCGCGAATACGTGGGTGGTTATCAGGACTGGCTGCGTCAGGGCGGTTCGCCGCGTCTGCTGGGCGTCGCCGACACCAAGTCGGGCAAGGCCGAGCTGGCCAGCGCTGTGGTGCAGGCCGCGCCGGTCGCCGCTCAGGACATGCCGGTGGCGAAGAAGAAGCTCAGCTACAAGCTTCAGCGCGAACTGGAGGCGTTGCCTGCGCAGATCGATGAAGTCGAAGGCAAGATGGCCGCGCTGAACGCGGAAATGGCCGAGCCGGGCTTCTATCAGCGCTCTGCGGAGCAGACTGCAGCCGTGCTGGCGCAACTGGAAAACCTGCAGGCCGAGCTGGACAAGCTGCTGGAACGTTGGGCCGAGCTGGACGAGTGA
- the fadB gene encoding fatty acid oxidation complex subunit alpha FadB, producing MIYEGKAITVKALESGIVELNFDLKGESVNKFNRLTLNEFRQAVDAVKADASIKGVIVTSGKDSFIVGADITEFVDNFKLPEAELVAGNLEANRIFSDFEDLNVPTVVAINGIALGGGLEMCLAADYRVIASSARVGLPEVKLGLYPGFGGTVRLPRIIGADNAIEWIASGKENAAEDALKVGAVDAVVAPDKLQAAALDLIQRAISGEFDYKAKRQPKLDKLKLNAIEQMMAFETAKGFVAGQAGPNYPAPVEAIKTIQKAANFGRDKALEIEAAGFVKMAKTAAAQSLIGLFLNDQELKKKAKGYDKIAKDVKQAAVLGAGIMGGGIAYQSAVKGTPILMKDIREEAIQLGLNEASKLLGGRLEKGRLTAAKMAEALNAIRPTLSYGDFGNVDLVVEAVVENPKVKQAVLAEVEANVGENTILASNTSTISISLLAQALKRPENFVGMHFFNPVHMMPLVEVIRGEKSSEEAVATTVAYAKKMGKNPIVVNDCPGFLVNRVLFPYFGGFARLVSAGVDFVRIDKVMEKFGWPMGPAYLMDVVGIDTGHHGRDVMAEGFPDRMKDDRRSAIDALYDAKRLGQKNGKGFYAYETDKKGKPKKVNDPAVLDVLKPIVYEQREVSDEDIVNWMMIPLCLETVRCLEDGIVETAAEADMGLIYGIGFPPFRGGALRYIDSIGVAEFVALADQYAELGALYQPTTKLREMAAKGQSFFGQASSEE from the coding sequence ATGATTTACGAAGGTAAAGCCATCACGGTTAAGGCTCTTGAAAGTGGCATCGTCGAATTGAATTTCGACCTCAAGGGTGAGTCCGTCAACAAGTTCAACCGTCTCACCCTCAATGAGTTCCGCCAGGCAGTCGATGCGGTCAAGGCCGACGCATCGATCAAGGGCGTGATTGTCACCAGTGGCAAAGATTCATTCATTGTCGGCGCCGATATCACCGAATTCGTCGACAACTTCAAGTTGCCGGAAGCTGAGCTGGTCGCCGGCAATCTGGAAGCGAACAGGATTTTCAGTGATTTCGAAGACCTGAACGTGCCGACTGTCGTGGCAATCAACGGTATCGCGTTGGGCGGCGGTCTGGAAATGTGCCTGGCCGCAGACTATCGAGTCATCGCCAGCAGCGCTCGCGTCGGTCTGCCCGAGGTCAAGCTGGGCCTGTACCCGGGTTTCGGCGGCACCGTGCGTCTGCCACGCATCATTGGTGCCGACAACGCGATCGAGTGGATTGCCTCGGGCAAGGAAAACGCTGCGGAAGATGCGCTCAAGGTGGGTGCCGTGGACGCGGTAGTAGCGCCCGACAAGCTGCAGGCCGCCGCCCTTGATTTGATCCAGCGCGCCATTTCCGGCGAGTTCGATTACAAGGCCAAGCGTCAGCCGAAGCTGGACAAGCTCAAGCTCAATGCCATCGAACAGATGATGGCATTCGAAACCGCCAAAGGTTTTGTCGCAGGTCAGGCCGGCCCGAACTATCCGGCCCCTGTCGAAGCCATCAAGACCATCCAGAAAGCCGCCAACTTCGGTCGTGACAAGGCACTGGAGATCGAAGCCGCCGGTTTCGTGAAAATGGCCAAGACTGCAGCCGCGCAGAGTCTGATCGGCCTGTTCCTGAACGATCAGGAACTGAAAAAGAAAGCCAAGGGCTACGACAAGATTGCCAAGGACGTGAAGCAGGCGGCCGTACTGGGTGCCGGGATCATGGGCGGCGGTATCGCCTATCAGTCGGCAGTCAAAGGTACGCCGATCCTGATGAAGGATATCCGTGAAGAAGCCATTCAGTTGGGTCTGAACGAAGCGTCCAAACTGCTTGGCGGTCGCCTGGAGAAAGGTCGTCTGACCGCGGCGAAGATGGCGGAAGCGCTTAACGCCATTCGTCCTACGCTGTCCTACGGCGATTTCGGCAATGTCGATCTGGTCGTCGAAGCAGTCGTCGAGAACCCCAAGGTCAAGCAGGCGGTACTGGCCGAAGTCGAAGCCAACGTGGGTGAAAACACCATTCTGGCGTCCAACACCTCGACCATCTCGATCAGCCTGCTGGCCCAGGCCCTCAAGCGCCCGGAAAACTTCGTCGGCATGCACTTCTTCAACCCTGTGCACATGATGCCGCTGGTGGAAGTGATCCGTGGCGAGAAATCCAGTGAAGAAGCGGTCGCCACGACCGTTGCCTACGCCAAGAAAATGGGCAAGAACCCGATCGTGGTCAACGACTGCCCGGGCTTTCTGGTCAATCGCGTGTTGTTCCCGTACTTCGGTGGTTTCGCCAGACTGGTCAGTGCGGGCGTGGATTTTGTGCGCATCGACAAGGTCATGGAGAAATTCGGCTGGCCGATGGGCCCTGCCTACCTGATGGACGTGGTCGGTATCGACACCGGCCACCACGGTCGTGATGTCATGGCCGAAGGTTTCCCTGATCGCATGAAAGATGATCGTCGCTCTGCGATCGATGCTCTGTACGACGCCAAGCGCCTCGGGCAGAAGAACGGCAAGGGTTTCTACGCGTACGAGACCGACAAGAAGGGCAAGCCCAAGAAGGTCAATGACCCGGCAGTGCTGGACGTGCTCAAGCCTATTGTCTATGAGCAGCGCGAAGTCAGCGATGAAGACATCGTCAACTGGATGATGATCCCGCTGTGCCTGGAAACGGTCCGCTGCCTGGAAGACGGCATTGTCGAAACCGCTGCCGAGGCTGACATGGGCCTGATCTACGGTATCGGTTTCCCTCCGTTCCGTGGCGGCGCGCTGCGCTACATCGATTCCATCGGTGTTGCCGAATTCGTTGCCCTGGCTGACCAATACGCCGAGCTGGGTGCCCTGTATCAACCGACCACGAAGCTGCGTGAGATGGCCGCCAAAGGCCAGAGCTTCTTCGGTCAAGCGTCTTCCGAGGAATGA
- a CDS encoding universal stress protein, producing MPYKHILVAIDLTDECDPVILRASGLAKASGAKLSVVHIVEPIAMAFGGDVPMDLSQLQQQQIDQAREKLDKLKLKHPQLQNSESESKDEMVFGQPRQEIHKLAKSKGCDLIVVGSHGRHGLALLLGSTANDVLHGAPCDVLAVSLKKPE from the coding sequence ATGCCATACAAACACATTCTGGTTGCCATCGACCTCACCGATGAGTGTGACCCGGTCATACTTCGCGCCAGCGGGCTGGCCAAGGCCAGCGGGGCGAAACTGTCGGTCGTGCACATCGTCGAACCGATCGCCATGGCGTTCGGCGGCGACGTGCCGATGGACCTTTCACAGTTACAACAGCAACAGATCGACCAGGCCCGGGAGAAACTCGATAAGTTGAAGCTCAAGCATCCGCAACTGCAAAACAGCGAAAGCGAGAGCAAAGACGAAATGGTGTTCGGCCAGCCACGCCAGGAGATCCACAAGCTGGCCAAAAGCAAAGGATGCGATCTGATCGTTGTCGGCAGCCATGGCCGTCACGGCCTGGCCCTGCTGCTCGGCTCGACCGCCAACGACGTTCTGCACGGCGCACCCTGCGATGTGCTGGCGGTGAGCCTCAAGAAGCCCGAGTAA
- the topA gene encoding type I DNA topoisomerase yields MGKSLVIVESPAKAKTINKYLGNQYVVKSSIGHIRDLPTSGSASAAKDPAAKRGKAAAGEGPVLTPKEKAQRQLVSRMGVDPEHGWKAKYEILPGKEKVIEELRKLAKDADIIYLATDLDREGEAIAWHLREAIGGDDSRYKRVVFNEITKKAIQEAFSKPGELDIARVNAQQARRFLDRVVGYMVSPLLWQKVARGLSAGRVQSVAVKLVVEREREIRAFNPEEYWEIHADLGTAKGANVRFEVARENGEAFKPLNESQAMAALEKLKASSYSIVKREDKPTSSKPSAPFITSTLQQAASNRLGYGVKKTMMMAQRLYEAGYITYMRTDSTNLSADAVSMARDYIETEFGKKYLPESPNVYSSKEGAQEAHEAIRPSDVNTHPSKLTGMERDAERLYELIWRQFVACQMLPAQYLSTTVTVAASDFELRAKGRILKFDGYTRALPQMAKPGDDDVLPDMAQGETLKLNKLDPSQHFTKPPARYSEASLVKEMEKRGIGRPSTYAAIISTIQDRGYVALHNRRFYSEKMGDIVTGRLSESFSNLMDYGFTAGMEENLDDVAQGERDWKNVLDEFYGDFRKKLEVAEAADGGMRANQPVMTDIPCKVCGRPMQIRTASTGVFLGCSGYSLPPKERCKATVNLTPGDEIADDDEGESESRVLRGKHRCPICSTAMDAYLLDEKHKLHICGNNPDCTGYEIEEGTYRIKGYEGPSLECDKCGSEMQLKTGRFGKFFGCTNPDCKNTRKLLKSGDAAPPKMDPVKMPELKCDKVDDTYILRDGASGLFLAASQFPKNRETRAPLVIEIAPHKDEIDPKYHFLCEAPKKDPDGRPAVIRYSRKTKEQYVQTEVEGKPTGWRAFYDGSAWKVEDKR; encoded by the coding sequence ATGGGCAAATCGCTGGTCATCGTGGAATCCCCGGCTAAGGCCAAGACCATCAACAAGTATTTGGGCAACCAGTACGTGGTGAAGTCGAGTATCGGCCATATCCGAGACCTGCCCACCAGCGGTTCGGCGAGTGCCGCCAAAGATCCTGCCGCCAAGCGTGGCAAGGCTGCCGCGGGCGAAGGCCCGGTGCTGACGCCGAAAGAAAAGGCGCAACGCCAGCTGGTCTCGCGCATGGGAGTCGACCCGGAACATGGCTGGAAAGCCAAGTACGAGATCCTCCCCGGCAAGGAAAAGGTCATTGAAGAGCTGCGCAAGCTCGCCAAGGATGCCGACATCATCTATCTCGCGACGGACTTGGACCGCGAAGGGGAAGCTATTGCCTGGCACCTGCGCGAAGCCATCGGGGGTGATGACAGCCGCTACAAGCGCGTGGTGTTCAACGAAATCACCAAGAAAGCCATTCAGGAAGCGTTTTCCAAGCCAGGCGAACTGGATATTGCCCGGGTCAACGCCCAGCAGGCGCGTCGCTTCCTCGACCGCGTCGTCGGCTACATGGTCTCGCCGCTGCTCTGGCAGAAAGTTGCCCGTGGCTTGTCTGCCGGACGTGTGCAGTCGGTCGCAGTAAAACTGGTAGTCGAGCGCGAACGTGAAATCCGTGCGTTCAACCCCGAGGAGTACTGGGAGATCCACGCCGATCTGGGCACTGCCAAGGGCGCAAATGTGCGTTTCGAAGTGGCGCGTGAAAATGGCGAAGCGTTCAAGCCGCTGAATGAAAGCCAGGCCATGGCCGCCCTTGAAAAGCTCAAGGCGTCCAGCTACAGCATCGTCAAGCGTGAAGACAAGCCGACCAGCAGCAAGCCGTCGGCGCCATTCATCACTTCGACCCTGCAGCAGGCGGCGAGCAATCGTCTGGGCTACGGCGTGAAGAAGACCATGATGATGGCTCAGCGCTTGTACGAAGCGGGCTACATCACTTACATGCGTACCGACTCGACCAACCTGTCGGCTGATGCCGTCAGCATGGCGCGCGACTACATCGAAACCGAATTCGGCAAGAAGTACCTGCCGGAGTCGCCCAACGTCTACAGCAGCAAGGAAGGCGCGCAAGAAGCTCACGAAGCGATTCGTCCTTCCGACGTCAACACTCACCCGAGCAAACTGACCGGGATGGAGCGTGACGCCGAGCGTCTTTACGAGTTGATCTGGCGTCAGTTCGTGGCCTGCCAGATGCTGCCCGCGCAATACCTGTCGACCACCGTTACGGTCGCCGCGAGCGATTTCGAGTTGCGCGCCAAGGGCCGAATCCTCAAGTTCGACGGTTACACCCGTGCGCTGCCGCAGATGGCCAAGCCGGGCGATGACGACGTTCTGCCGGACATGGCCCAGGGCGAAACCCTGAAACTGAACAAGCTCGACCCAAGCCAGCACTTCACCAAGCCGCCTGCGCGTTACTCGGAAGCGAGCCTGGTCAAGGAAATGGAAAAGCGTGGCATCGGTCGCCCGTCGACCTACGCAGCGATCATCTCGACCATCCAGGATCGTGGCTACGTGGCGTTGCATAACCGCCGCTTCTACTCGGAAAAGATGGGCGACATTGTCACTGGACGTCTGTCCGAAAGCTTTTCCAACCTGATGGACTATGGCTTTACCGCCGGGATGGAAGAAAACCTCGACGACGTGGCTCAGGGTGAGCGCGACTGGAAGAACGTGCTGGACGAGTTCTACGGCGATTTCCGTAAAAAGCTTGAGGTGGCCGAGGCCGCTGATGGCGGTATGCGTGCCAACCAGCCAGTGATGACCGATATCCCGTGCAAGGTGTGCGGCCGTCCAATGCAGATCCGTACGGCCTCGACGGGCGTTTTCCTGGGTTGCTCCGGCTACAGCCTGCCACCCAAGGAACGCTGCAAGGCGACCGTCAATCTGACTCCCGGCGACGAAATTGCCGACGATGATGAGGGTGAGTCCGAGTCGCGTGTTCTGCGCGGCAAGCATCGTTGCCCGATCTGCAGCACGGCGATGGACGCCTACCTGCTGGACGAGAAGCACAAGCTGCATATTTGCGGCAACAACCCCGATTGCACCGGTTACGAGATCGAGGAAGGCACTTATCGCATCAAAGGCTATGAAGGTCCGAGCCTGGAGTGTGACAAGTGTGGCAGCGAGATGCAGCTCAAGACCGGCCGTTTCGGCAAGTTCTTCGGCTGCACCAACCCGGACTGCAAGAACACCCGCAAACTGCTGAAAAGCGGTGACGCGGCGCCGCCGAAGATGGACCCGGTGAAAATGCCGGAGCTCAAGTGCGACAAGGTTGACGATACCTACATCCTGCGTGATGGTGCTTCGGGTCTGTTCCTGGCTGCCAGCCAGTTCCCGAAGAATCGCGAAACCCGCGCACCGCTGGTCATCGAAATCGCTCCGCACAAGGACGAAATCGATCCCAAGTATCACTTCCTTTGCGAAGCGCCGAAGAAGGATCCGGACGGTCGTCCAGCAGTGATCCGCTACAGCCGCAAGACCAAAGAGCAATACGTCCAGACCGAAGTAGAAGGCAAGCCTACCGGCTGGCGTGCGTTCTATGACGGCAGCGCCTGGAAGGTTGAAGACAAGCGTTGA
- the lexA gene encoding transcriptional repressor LexA produces MIKLTPRQAEILGFIKRCLEDNGFPPTRAEIAQELGFKSPNAAEEHLKALARKGAIEMTPGASRGIRIPGFEARPDDSSLPVIGRVAAGAPILAQQHIEESCNINPSFFHPSANYLLRVHGMSMKDVGILDGDLLAVHTTREARNGQIVVARIGDEVTVKRFKREGSKVWLLAENPDFAPIEVDLKDQELVIEGLSVGVIRR; encoded by the coding sequence ATGATCAAACTGACGCCACGCCAGGCTGAAATCCTGGGTTTCATCAAACGCTGCCTGGAAGACAACGGGTTCCCGCCGACACGTGCGGAAATCGCTCAGGAGCTGGGCTTCAAATCGCCCAACGCGGCGGAAGAACACTTGAAAGCCCTGGCGCGTAAAGGCGCCATCGAAATGACCCCAGGTGCTTCACGCGGTATTCGCATCCCCGGCTTCGAAGCGCGGCCGGATGACAGCAGTCTGCCAGTCATCGGCCGCGTTGCAGCAGGTGCACCGATCCTGGCCCAGCAACACATCGAAGAGTCCTGCAACATCAATCCTTCCTTCTTCCACCCCAGCGCCAACTACCTGTTGCGCGTTCACGGCATGAGTATGAAGGACGTCGGCATTCTGGATGGCGACCTGCTCGCCGTGCACACCACACGCGAGGCCCGCAACGGCCAGATCGTGGTTGCCCGGATTGGCGATGAAGTGACAGTCAAGCGTTTCAAGCGTGAAGGCAGCAAGGTCTGGCTGCTGGCGGAAAACCCTGATTTCGCCCCCATCGAGGTCGATCTCAAGGATCAGGAACTGGTGATCGAAGGTTTGAGCGTCGGCGTCATTCGCCGCTAA
- a CDS encoding DUF6586 family protein, with the protein MAHELYTRTNQKIYFAGLSLDALGRAEKGQAVNSPALLQAERESALFHLYGALLGLCHEIAGYYRLPQASARRAEELLTQEVLNAIAIPEMAELVELAQNRQTWLAQLLAAYNALYEPPRAPKKLKGDVTQPMIQAVNLDAEPESELSREELENWRQQLKGLAIRFREGLSEC; encoded by the coding sequence ATGGCTCATGAGCTCTATACCCGTACCAACCAGAAAATCTATTTCGCAGGGCTCTCGCTCGACGCGTTGGGCAGGGCGGAGAAGGGGCAGGCGGTGAACTCTCCTGCGTTGCTGCAGGCAGAACGCGAGTCCGCGCTGTTTCATCTGTATGGTGCGCTGCTGGGCCTGTGTCATGAGATCGCAGGTTACTACCGTCTGCCGCAAGCCAGTGCGCGACGTGCGGAAGAGTTGTTGACGCAAGAGGTGCTGAACGCCATCGCCATTCCGGAAATGGCCGAGCTGGTAGAGCTCGCCCAGAATCGCCAGACATGGCTTGCGCAACTGCTGGCAGCCTATAACGCGTTGTATGAGCCACCACGAGCGCCGAAAAAGCTCAAGGGTGATGTCACGCAGCCGATGATACAGGCAGTGAACCTGGACGCAGAGCCGGAGTCTGAACTCTCACGTGAAGAGCTCGAAAATTGGCGCCAACAGCTTAAAGGGTTGGCCATCCGTTTTCGTGAAGGCCTGAGCGAGTGCTGA